The stretch of DNA tgtctaagtttaaaaagaaaataatagacTATGAGTTGGCATAATAATTCACTCAGTTTATATGGAAATGCAGCTTGGAAGTgatatttttccttttccaaTATGATCTTGGTATTCAATTATTCACCATTCATGTTAGCAACACATGGGTTCTAATTAAGTTGAACAAAGATGGTTATTTAGCTGATGTCTGGTTGCCATTTCATTAATTACCACAAAATAGTGATCATCAAAATGGTGGTTAATATTTAAGAACATTTCTAATGGGCATCAATAATAGTTAGTTATTTAttagccttttttttttcaaaattactaaaaaaatttatttctataaaaaaattaataaattttatttattcttttaaatatatttattcttaaaatattattaaattaacttttcttaaataacaaaataaaataatgaaacatatataaataatcattattaattaaagtaaaacataaaataattatattatttatttataatttaatgcaGATCTACAAATATGTGCGTCGGATTCGCATATACAGATGTGGGATTttgatcctctaaattttgaatttcactttcaaagataaagtgtgatttctcaccatttattttataggtgggactaacagaaaatatgaaaaagaaacctTTCAAAtatgagagatcacactttatcatctaaaataaaaaattaaaatttaggaaatCTAAATTCATAAATGTGATATCTACTATTCAATCCAACTAGAGTGCAGATcagatataaataattatcataAATTTACTGATATAATCTTATACATGAACACCCCTAATAATATTTACTTCCCTAATAATGTGGTATCATTATTCCTTTGTTTTACATAAAAGTAGTGTTTTCATCATTACCTATATATTGTTTCCATATCATGAGACAAACGCAATTACGCACTATATATCCTTTACCACgctcaattaaaaaaactaataaggAATGATTAATTAGTACGTAGCtcaaaaattaacaagaggatAAATTCCCAGGGTGTTCAAATTACAAACTCATACGTACTCACAAGAAGATAAATTGAGAATAATTGTAAGaatgttcaaataaattaaaagctGATACATAGCTAGGTACACCTTTGTCGTGTTATATATTGATCAATAGCTGGTTACatccaattatatatatatatatatataatgtacaTTAAAACATATTCAGAAAATAAATAACATGATTGAAGGTATATAATTTAGTGCATAACTACTCTGCTCTACAAATAATTAGGTGCAATTTCCTAAATAATTTCCTTCAGCTAAGAAATTAATTCACTTCATCATAGCTTAGGCATAAAAGGTGATAGGTGCTAGAAATTGTTCTTTCAAACCAGTAGAATTATTATTGTATACACTTGAATTCTCCCTCTATTATTATTTCTCCAAAAGATTccaacctatatatatattgtgaagAAGTAATAATTCACCGTAAAATATCTTGCTAAACAATTTTCAAGCATCAACAGTCACAacaattacattttttttaagttaaaaatttaaataaatttaacataaattattttatttacagaAAATATACCTTTAAATTCGTTAAACACACATATGTAAATGCTTATATTAAATTCTATCAAAATAATTCTcatatcaataataaaattcaaactcagGTCAGGTAATTTTCACACCAATTTAAGAGTAATAAGTATTTAATTCGATcttgtatatttttcttaaaaacctgccgaattttaacaaaaaaaaaaaatagccacaattatttacttttaagaTACAGATAGTTTTTAACctaaataatatttctttttatgaAAACAGGTTATTTGATCCTTCAAAACCATATCGTTTTGAGTGAAAATGATCtatatatctaaaaaaaaaaaattgttttatcatttatttttgtttaaaattctatcatctataatttttttattttgtccacCATATATTCCAGTCCAACATCTAATAACTCccgatatttatttaaatagattagtaaaatttgttttaaaattattataaatttaagttctatttaaaatttgtagTGTAGTATATATGTACaaaattgaattcaaatttttaatatttatttaatgaaatacTAAATGAACCAAATTGGTTGCACTCTAAAATTTAAGAATGACTGAGTGAAAAAAAGTGACTGCAGTGCATTACATCACTACTGGAGCTGGAATCACTTCACTCACCGTTTTAATTTCCCACCATACAAATGACAGAATCACTAAAACATTGTTTTCTTTACTGATCTCGTTATTAACTTGCATGAAACAGAATTAATGCAACTATGTAATCCATTAATAAAGTGACACGTGTGTAGATCCATTTTAAGGTATGTGACGAAGTTTTGATACTCATGCCTCTATACaatacaagaagaagaagaagagagagagtggaaAATGACATGCCAAACGATACAACATAACACGTACCTCACCACGCGCCACAAACAACGGCAAACATGCTGGGGTGTTTTACACGCGCCATGTATGCGCTTGCTCAACATGTATCCTTACCAAAAATAGCTTAACATGAAAAAGCATGGGAAAAAGAACTTTGCATGAAAATAGAAAGTACCTATAACCCTAATAAGCCCCACCcagttattatttttctctctttcagatcggaaattaaaaaaaaacctcacatatagatatttttatataaaattaattataaaaatttgattgaattataattattaattttacataaaaataattatccataaatttttactaaaaaaattttatgataaaaaaataaagaaatgatATTGTATCTATTTTGATTGAATAACAAAAACAGATAAagccaataaattataattcaaatgataTAATATCTCCATACTCATCTAGAAGTCGCAAATTCGAGTCTCCCTAGCTCAAcattcttaatcagaatctcaAAAATTAAATCGATATACAACCTAAATTTTAGAAactatttgataatttaatccataattttttaatttaatttttttttgtatgtacAAATAAAACATGTggactaaaatagaaaaagctaAGTTAGAAGAGAGAGTAGATGTAAACAAGACAATacaagagaaaaaaaactcaTCACAATATGCTTTTTGGATCAGTTTTCTCTCTCTGGTCCATGCCCTTTCCTCTTATAATTCTCTCACTAGGGTTTCAAGTTTCAACTTGAATAAGTATCCAactttctcttgtttttcaCAAATTTGGTTGCACTTGGGTACTGCTCCAGAAAAGAAGCACCATCAGGCAACCCCAACAAGAGGAgaaggaaaggaagaaaaaagtgAGGGAAGAAACAGATAGATATTGgatagaaatagaaacaatatataaatataagtgacaaaaaagaaaaggggcgatttttaattttaatttgttatgggGAGGGGAAGAGTTGAGTTGAAGAGGATAGAGAACAAGATAAACAGGCAAGTCACATTTGCAAAGAGAAGAAATGGTCTTCTCAAGAAAGCTTATGAGTTATCTGTTCTTTGTGATGCTGAGGTTGCCCTCATCATCTTCTCCAACAGAGGAAAACTCTATGAGTTTTGTAGCAGCTCTAGGTattcatctttcttttcttctttcaccTCTTTATTATGTGTCTTATGATGAGATCTAGTGTTGTTCTTTGCTAATATATGttcattttttggtttttaattttCTGGGATTTGCTTGATTTGATTGGAGGAATGGTTATCTAtttgtctttgtttttttttttttttgtttaatataatGATATGATTATTTTTGTAATGTTTTTTGTGGGGTTCAGCTTGTAAGCTCTTATGTATTTCTTGAGAGAATTTGATTTCATATTTTGAGTGTAATGTTCTTAGATTTATCAGATCTGGTAATATAGTACATGATCTGGttagtatatatatttatctGATAATCTTGTGTACTTGTACGGTTACTTTTTGTGTTAGATGATTGTTGTTTATTGTTGACTACTAGCTTTTTTTTTGTCACTTTTTTTTGGGtttgacttttttttctatttaaaatctAACTTTTTATACTAAGCAGCAAGTGTTAGATCAAGATTTTTGCTTAATTTAACCTGGCGAATTaaccttttttttgttttagttttcattttattttagtttgttagtattttgctttttatttttgttggaagTTTGGTTATTAGTAGCTAAGAGAGTTAACATTTAAAATAATGCCTTGAAATGAAATTTTTGtaagcaaattttttttttgttaatttgaaGCATCAAATGTTAATGAATTGTTTTGGCCAgctccaaataaaaaaaaattatatgatctttttatttaaattatttttactacaTTTGAAGAGAAAAGAGGGAGAAAGAGGGAGAGAAAGAGACAGAGTAAgtgattaatttgtaattatttattaaaaataaaaaataattataaaaagccTTTTCTGTAACTAGgggtaaaaaaattttactaccATTGCAGCTCTTCCAAGTTATAATTTCATTTTCTCCTTAACCAACATTTTAATGCCCTTTTTTTACCTGATCTCAAATCTATTTCCATGTAACATTCTACATATTTATGATATATACCTCACCCTTTGTGTTTTAATACCATTAATCCACAATATCTATGAaatagtttatatatatataagtcttTGAAGTTGAAGTGgcaaataaagcataaagatggTACTCACTGAAATTCATTACCAGAAAGCTGGTAGGAAAATTGAAGACAcacaaatgtttttttttattaatttaaagatactttttttttagaaaaatataatttttttaaaatttttattaatattaaatatataaatgataTAAAAATCTTTTACATTTACATTTTTAACGAATTTTTTATGAGcagaattctatacaaatttatttCTTGCTTTTTTGTACAAAATTTTTGAATGCTTTTTTCTCTTTGAATCAAGATGAAGCTATGCCTAGCTAGATATTCGATATCAAAGACATCAAATAGACCAGGGAGGATGAACTGAAGAACCTTTTGAATTAAATTTcgttactttattatttttgtttattgtttttaCCTTGGATGATTGTTCTTTCGGTGGATAGGACATTAACTGGCATGATTTGATTGTTGACATTAATATTTACAccgaaatatataatattacttAGCATGTTTAGTGATAAATATCCAACTATCTATATATTAAGCATAAGCctaatctaattaattaatttccaGCAAAATAAGGTGCCCTTCTTAATATAGCAAAAAGCTAGGACTAACTTTTCCATGATTATGGCACAAGTTTATGTAAACATAATTTGTTTATTCTTATCTTCGTTTTAGTCTTCAAATAAAAcattaattacaattttatcCTGCAAATTTCATCCACAACTTGAATGAATATTGCCTCTTACTGCTTTAGTTTCTTCCTCCATTGATTACAATCACTTAAAACATGTATTCtatcctaaaaataaaaaaaatattatgtacacactaaaagttaattattaaatattatatataaatatatgtataatttaatttatttttaatatatattttatattttaattatattttataatttacattaataactgattttggtatatagttagtatagttaaaaaaatagtagCTAAACCAATTAGGGCAATTAATTGGTTTGAAGAAGAGTGGTTTATAACTTGGATTTGATGTTGCAATGATCTATGAATTATAGATATTGAGTGAAATCATAGTGTTACAATCCAAGTTGTAATATATATAATGCAGTCTTTGAAGTCCAccaatatgaaaaagaagaagaacaattaaATCTGAAACACCAAGAAATGAAGAGTGTGCTGGTTTGTGTTGGTGAAGTGCCCTACAAATTTTACCCTATCAAATAAAAAGATCATTGTTTATAAAATACCTTTGCTTGATATTTAGAAAGCATATATATATCATGGTATCTAATTATGTTAATAATCACTTCtgatcttatattttttattggaaaatattataataaagtaTTTTGAAAAGTTTGTTTGTTTAGTAGTGCTACAAATAGTTAGATATTGTTTTTATTGTTCTCAAGAATAAACTATGATAcatttgttttgttaattaCACAGATTTTTGGGATaagatatttaataatattgcTGAAATTCATCAAACCATTCTTGCTACTAATATTTTAAGTTCACTTCATTcttatgatgattatgaagataATAGTTGATCATTTAATGTTACCTCTTTTGTGTTTCTTGAAATTCAGCATGCTCAAAACACTCGAGAGGTATCAGAAGTGCAGTTATGGTGCTGTGGAAGTTAGCAAGCCTGCCAAAGAACTTGaggtatatatttaaatttctatttctatgatcattatatattttaattttatattttttcatttgttattttcttttgtaaCAGAATAGCTATCGTGAGTACTTGAAGCTGAAAGCAAGATTTGAATCTCTTCAAAGGACTCAAAGGTGAgttttacatatataaattactccttaattataaaattttcatatttttcataattattgtACTAATTGAATCAGCAACATTTTGTTAATTCTCTATTGCTGCAGAAATCTTCTAGGGGAAGATTTGGGCCCATTGGGTACCAAAGATCTTGAGCAACTTGAAAGGCAATTGGATTCTTCTCTGAAGCAAGTGAGATCCACAAAGGTACAATAAAGTCATGATTTTTGTGTAAGAAATTTGCTAATAGCAATGTTCATTATGTATAAAAATTGGCAACAATTATGAAATATAGTGACACTAAATCTTGACTAACTGATTATACTTCAAAATTCTCTAAAAGAATTTGGCTGCATTTGGAGTTGAAATTAAAGAGTCATAATGTTGAATTAGGACTTACTCTTGATTAAGAAACTCGTTAGTTTAAGTTTTTTTGAGAAATGttcatgtaatttttttggttatcTTACATTTCTTGAAATATTGCATTATTTCTCAGACACAATTTATGCTGGATCAATTAACTGATCTTCAAAATAAGGTACATACATACATGCTTCTGACACAAGCTAATGAATTTTGCATCTTTATTATGtgtgattaataatttttaagctATTGATTTCTATTACAGGAGCAGATCTTGGTAGATGTCAACAGAACCTTGAGCATGAAGGTAACTTAGTTCATACCATTGTCCACACTAATAATCTATCTTTTatagaagatgatgatgaaattCATGCTTACAATTTGTTAAATAGCTGGATGAAATCAATTCAAGGAATCAATATAGGCAGCAATCATGGGAAGCTGGTGATCAAAGTATGCATCAATATACTGCTCCACATAATGCTCACTCTTCTCAAGGCTTCTTCCAGCCTCTGGAATGCAACCCCACTTTGCAGATTGggtaacaataaattaaaacattaatcaatataataaaaaaaatatttgttatacTTGTTATACATCGAACCCCGCGTAGAATCTAATAATAGATGATGAATGAGTTGATCAGTCATTTagataaatacatatatttaatataattttttaatatatgatttgcttttttatttttttattttaaaatatttatggttgaTGTATCTAcaacaaataacaataataaagtcttaacttattaataaataatttagatatacataaaaatattatattaataatatttctataatttaaatataaatacgGTACTCTAAGAGTACTCTCATATATATCtttattaagataaaaaattatgcattctaatttattaggatcataaattatattttttaagataaaaaatattctctAAACATGATATAAATGATACAGTTTGATTCATACAACTCACTGACTTCATCATATGAGATAATAAAactttgttattgttgttgtttattGTTGATGTGTATACTATTTAGATATAAATGCATCAAATTTGAAttagttatttaaataaaataatgttcTAAAATGTTTGTGTTGTAATTATGCAGCAGTGACTATAGGTACAATGGGGTAGGGTCAGATCAGATAACTGCTACAACAACAACTCAAGCTCAACAAGTGAGTGGTTTCATCCCTGGATGGATGCTTTGAGCTCATCACTATATTCACCTTTTGCAACATTAAAAAGGAaaagccaaaagaaaaaaacaccTCACAAAAAAAGGAGGGTGGAAAATTAAAGCCAAATGCTTCTTTATTTGGTCATGGCAATGTGTAAATGTTGATTGTACTTTTTCTTTCTagtgttattttgattttgctacTATAAAACAGACAGTTATGACTTACTTCATCAAACTATTGAACAATAGCCATAGACTCCTAATATGGCATATTCtaagatttttaattataatatttgagTATCTTTGAAGCTCTTTTTTTGTGACTAAGTTAGAAATATGTTCCATGTACGTGTTGGACATAATTGACTACTCTTCCACAATTCGTCAATTCCTTTCTATTTTCTAGATGATTAGTATTTTTCCTTAATTTATCTCATTTTTTTGTAGATTTCAATTTTGGCAAACTTTATCTTGGgatattatctatttattttgtgtgtgattttttttatcgcTGCGGATATGTTTGAGATGAAAGGAAACAATAAGAGAGAGTAGACCAGCTGGGCCGAAATATGCCCAAGGCTTGTTGGGCTTATCTGAAATAATCCACTCATTATTGCCCATGCATAAACTAGAAACCAAAAACAAGGAATCAAGTTATTGTTtgttaatgaaataaaaaaaaaaagagattagaaggaaagaaataaaagacCGAGACTTAGTTTGGTAAAACTTTTTCAAGGTGTttgtacttttaaaaaatacgaGCACCtcattttatatttgataaattaaaaagtttaagtGTTTGTACTTgcgatttttaaaaattaggaaTACTTTTGAAAGTACCTAAGCGGGAGCCTTTCAAAGCTAGCTtgtatttatcaaattttatttattttctcgtACATATTGTCTGCTATTATATTGCCATTGAAATCCTCCTATATTTCTAACTTCTCATCCTAACCTTTACAAATTCTAACACAgtcttcatatattttttatttttcaacctaATTTTCACAAATTTAAACACAAATACATCTCTATCACATATTAAGTATGAActtctatctatttatattatttttttgtgcgttatttttgtattttttcaatAGATCTAtgatatttgtttattttttatctgttaTTTGGAATGTGAAGAGGTTGACTTGGTTTATGAAAAccaatcataaaatttttcttgtatGAATATTagtcaaaattataataataataaaagtagtTTATTTGAGATATGTGTCTCATTTTTTGTGATATGTAAAGGTGAgctaatatataaataattttttattttaaaatattatataaaattttaaagaatttgaaaaaaaaatattcttcgTTATAATTATAAAcatgtttattataatttttttaagttttaaaagctGTTTTACCAAATACAATTGCAGTGCTTGTActtatt from Arachis duranensis cultivar V14167 chromosome 4, aradu.V14167.gnm2.J7QH, whole genome shotgun sequence encodes:
- the LOC107486574 gene encoding agamous-like MADS-box protein MADS2 isoform X1, translating into MGRGRVELKRIENKINRQVTFAKRRNGLLKKAYELSVLCDAEVALIIFSNRGKLYEFCSSSSMLKTLERYQKCSYGAVEVSKPAKELENSYREYLKLKARFESLQRTQRNLLGEDLGPLGTKDLEQLERQLDSSLKQVRSTKTQFMLDQLTDLQNKEQILVDVNRTLSMKLDEINSRNQYRQQSWEAGDQSMHQYTAPHNAHSSQGFFQPLECNPTLQIGSDYRYNGVGSDQITATTTTQAQQVSGFIPGWML
- the LOC107486574 gene encoding agamous-like MADS-box protein MADS2 isoform X2 — translated: MGRGRVELKRIENKINRQVTFAKRRNGLLKKAYELSVLCDAEVALIIFSNRGKLYEFCSSSSMLKTLERYQKCSYGAVEVSKPAKELENSYREYLKLKARFESLQRTQRNLLGEDLGPLGTKDLEQLERQLDSSLKQVRSTKTQFMLDQLTDLQNKEQILVDVNRTLSMKLDEINSRNQYRQQSWEAGDQSMHQYTAPHNAHSSQGFFQPLECNPTLQIGDYRYNGVGSDQITATTTTQAQQVSGFIPGWML